The proteins below are encoded in one region of Halorhodospira halochloris:
- the lpdA gene encoding dihydrolipoyl dehydrogenase: protein MSNGYDVIFIGAGPAGYVGAIRSAQLGMQVAVVDNFVFKDGKPALGGTCLNVGCIPSKALLDSSEQYHKVTEHLSAHGITARGVELNVEQMIARKDKVVKDLTGGIRQLFKANKIEWIHGHGKLVDNREVEVTNADGTTERYTAGSVVLAPGSCSIEIGSAPLDGDKIINSDQALDLTAVPPRLGVIGAGVIGLEMGSVWSRLGSEVVLLEAQDELLGPVDRQVVRTAQKAFKDQGLDIRLGCRVTGTEIGSGAEAAVTVNYEDKKGEQQLTVDKLIVAVGRRPNTDNLVSGDVDLLLDERGFINVDEHCRTNLPDVYAIGDVVRGPMLAHKGQEEGVMVAERIAGKAGHVNYETIPWVIYTDPEIAWVGRTEAQLKAAGVPFNIGTFPFAATGRARAMDHSTGMVKLLAHAESDRLLGAHIIGPQASELIAEAVVTMEFAGSAEDLARTMHAHPTLSEAVREAALAVGKRALHKAN, encoded by the coding sequence ATGTCAAACGGTTATGATGTTATCTTCATTGGCGCTGGGCCAGCCGGATACGTGGGGGCGATTCGTAGCGCTCAACTCGGTATGCAGGTCGCGGTGGTGGACAATTTTGTCTTTAAGGATGGCAAGCCGGCACTTGGTGGTACCTGCTTGAATGTCGGTTGTATCCCCTCAAAAGCGCTACTCGACTCATCAGAACAATATCATAAGGTAACGGAACATCTTTCTGCGCACGGTATTACCGCCCGAGGGGTGGAGCTAAACGTGGAACAGATGATTGCCCGTAAGGATAAGGTCGTAAAGGATCTGACCGGAGGCATTCGCCAGCTCTTTAAGGCCAATAAGATCGAATGGATCCACGGTCACGGCAAGTTGGTCGACAATCGTGAGGTTGAGGTTACCAATGCGGATGGTACTACCGAGAGGTACACAGCCGGGTCAGTGGTGCTTGCACCTGGTTCGTGCAGCATTGAGATAGGTTCAGCACCACTGGATGGCGACAAGATCATTAACTCTGATCAGGCCCTCGACCTCACCGCTGTGCCCCCCCGGCTTGGTGTTATCGGTGCGGGTGTAATCGGACTGGAAATGGGCTCGGTATGGAGTAGGTTGGGTTCCGAGGTGGTGCTCCTTGAGGCTCAGGATGAGTTGCTTGGTCCGGTGGATAGGCAGGTAGTCCGCACCGCGCAGAAGGCGTTCAAGGATCAGGGCCTGGATATCCGCTTAGGTTGTCGGGTTACTGGTACAGAGATTGGTAGCGGTGCAGAGGCAGCGGTTACGGTTAACTACGAAGACAAAAAAGGTGAACAGCAGTTGACGGTAGATAAGCTCATTGTCGCTGTTGGGCGTCGGCCGAACACCGATAATCTGGTCTCAGGCGATGTCGATCTGCTGCTTGATGAGCGCGGTTTTATCAACGTCGATGAGCACTGTCGCACAAATCTGCCCGACGTCTACGCCATAGGCGATGTGGTTCGCGGGCCGATGCTGGCCCACAAAGGGCAGGAAGAGGGCGTGATGGTCGCCGAGCGCATTGCCGGTAAGGCAGGCCATGTCAATTATGAGACCATCCCCTGGGTAATCTACACCGATCCGGAGATTGCCTGGGTCGGTCGAACAGAGGCGCAGCTCAAGGCGGCTGGAGTGCCGTTCAACATCGGTACATTCCCCTTTGCTGCCACTGGCAGGGCGCGGGCAATGGATCACTCTACTGGCATGGTCAAGCTGCTTGCCCACGCCGAGTCTGATCGGTTGCTGGGGGCCCATATAATTGGCCCGCAAGCCTCTGAGCTGATCGCCGAGGCGGTGGTGACAATGGAGTTTGCCGGCTCGGCAGAGGACCTGGCACGGACAATGCATGCCCATCCGACACTCTCCGAGGCGGTTCGGGAGGCGGCTTTGGCGGTAGGCAAGCGAGCCCTGCACAAGGCAAATTAG
- the odhB gene encoding 2-oxoglutarate dehydrogenase complex dihydrolipoyllysine-residue succinyltransferase, producing the protein MSVEIKVPELPESVAEATVVAWHKQPGDKVARDENLVDLETDKVVLEVPSPADGVLGPVHKPVGEVVTADEVLGAVEHDNGPGSVTEVAPEATPAKNQESPQSGSAGSASAQSDDRGAEPGAREADETETDPAAEAPNQVNLDDLSPAVRRLVMEHDLDASLIEASSQDGRLTKEDVLRHLEQGKPTVGPEAQAAAAAPALGERPEERVPMTRLRQRIAERLVEAQRTAAMLTTFNEVDMQPVMDIRSRYRDRFEKMHDVRLGFMSFFVKAVIEALKRYPAVNASIDGSDIVYHGYYDIGIAVSSPRGLVVPVVRDADQLSFAEIEAQINELGRKAQAGKLAMDELTGGTFTITNGGIFGSLLSTPILNPPQSGILGMHKIQERPVAQDGEVVIKPMMYLAHSYDHRLIDGREAVQFLVTVKEQIEDPARLLLEV; encoded by the coding sequence ATGAGCGTGGAGATAAAAGTCCCGGAGTTGCCTGAATCAGTGGCTGAGGCGACGGTAGTTGCCTGGCATAAACAGCCGGGTGATAAGGTTGCTAGGGATGAAAACCTCGTCGATCTTGAGACAGATAAGGTTGTGTTGGAGGTGCCAAGCCCGGCAGATGGGGTCTTGGGGCCGGTTCACAAACCGGTCGGAGAAGTGGTTACCGCAGACGAGGTGCTCGGCGCTGTAGAACATGATAACGGCCCTGGCTCCGTCACGGAGGTCGCCCCGGAGGCGACGCCGGCTAAGAATCAGGAGTCGCCGCAGAGTGGCTCAGCCGGCTCCGCATCAGCTCAGAGTGATGATCGCGGTGCAGAGCCAGGCGCTAGAGAGGCGGATGAAACAGAGACTGATCCAGCGGCGGAAGCCCCCAACCAGGTCAATCTGGATGATCTCAGCCCGGCAGTTCGGCGTCTGGTCATGGAGCATGATCTGGATGCGTCGCTAATCGAGGCGTCATCTCAGGACGGCAGGCTTACCAAGGAAGATGTGCTCCGTCACCTTGAACAGGGTAAACCGACAGTTGGCCCTGAGGCTCAGGCTGCAGCAGCTGCACCAGCGCTGGGCGAGCGCCCCGAGGAGCGGGTGCCGATGACGCGGCTGCGCCAACGCATAGCTGAGCGGTTGGTTGAGGCGCAACGCACGGCCGCTATGCTGACCACATTTAACGAAGTGGATATGCAGCCAGTTATGGATATCCGTTCGCGCTATCGTGATCGCTTCGAAAAGATGCACGATGTGCGCCTCGGCTTTATGTCGTTCTTCGTAAAGGCTGTTATTGAGGCGCTCAAGCGCTATCCGGCGGTAAATGCTTCGATAGACGGCAGTGATATCGTTTATCATGGTTACTACGATATCGGTATAGCCGTATCTTCACCACGAGGACTGGTTGTGCCGGTGGTGCGGGATGCTGATCAGCTCTCATTCGCCGAGATCGAAGCCCAGATCAACGAACTGGGGCGCAAAGCGCAGGCCGGCAAGCTCGCTATGGACGAGCTGACCGGAGGGACATTCACTATCACTAATGGCGGTATCTTCGGATCGTTGCTCTCGACTCCGATCCTCAATCCGCCGCAGAGCGGCATCCTGGGTATGCATAAGATCCAGGAGCGCCCGGTGGCGCAGGATGGGGAGGTGGTGATTAAGCCGATGATGTATTTGGCGCATTCCTATGATCATCGGCTCATTGATGGCCGCGAAGCGGTCCAATTCCTTGTCACTGTCAAAGAGCAGATTGAAGATCCGGCGCGTTTACTGCTTGAGGTTTGA
- a CDS encoding phosphoribosyl-ATP diphosphatase gives MSDAREILQQLAATIEQRRSAPADSSYVAKLHSKGLDAILKKVGEEATEAVIAAKGGERQQLVYETADLWFHSLVMLNASGIDIDEVLAELQRRLGRSGLDEKAARGQNGEN, from the coding sequence ATGAGCGACGCGCGCGAGATTCTTCAGCAACTTGCTGCTACCATTGAACAACGTCGTAGCGCTCCTGCGGACAGCTCTTATGTTGCCAAACTGCACAGTAAGGGGCTTGATGCCATCCTCAAAAAGGTTGGTGAGGAGGCTACCGAGGCAGTTATAGCTGCTAAGGGAGGAGAGCGTCAGCAGTTAGTTTATGAAACCGCTGATCTATGGTTCCATAGTTTGGTAATGCTCAATGCTAGCGGCATCGATATCGATGAGGTGCTTGCCGAATTACAGCGCCGCTTGGGGCGTTCGGGCCTGGATGAGAAGGCGGCGCGAGGCCAAAATGGTGAAAATTAG
- the hisF gene encoding imidazole glycerol phosphate synthase subunit HisF has protein sequence MTAKRIIPCLDVDCGRVVKGVKFVDIRDAGDPVEVARTYDAMGADELTFLDITASHEGRQTIYDVVEAVAGQVFIPLTVGGGVREVADVRRLLNSGADKVAINTAAVHNPTLVSDAAARFGSQCIVVAVDAKQVESEPARWEVFTHGGREPTGIDAVEWSLRMAELGAGEILLTSMDRDGTRSGFDLPLTREVADSVPVPVIASGGVGSLEHLADGVDQGRADAVLAASIFHFGEFSVEQAKQHMARRGIEVRL, from the coding sequence ATGACTGCTAAACGGATCATTCCCTGCCTGGATGTCGACTGTGGCCGGGTTGTCAAAGGGGTCAAGTTTGTCGATATCCGCGATGCCGGCGACCCGGTCGAGGTGGCCCGAACCTACGATGCGATGGGCGCTGATGAATTAACCTTCCTGGACATTACCGCCAGTCACGAAGGCCGGCAGACTATTTACGATGTCGTCGAGGCGGTTGCCGGGCAGGTGTTTATTCCCCTTACCGTCGGTGGCGGGGTGCGCGAGGTGGCCGATGTTCGCCGCCTGCTTAACTCCGGTGCCGATAAGGTGGCGATCAACACCGCTGCAGTGCACAACCCGACTCTGGTCAGCGATGCTGCCGCGCGCTTTGGCTCCCAGTGCATAGTGGTTGCTGTCGACGCCAAGCAGGTGGAGAGCGAGCCGGCGCGCTGGGAAGTCTTTACTCACGGTGGGCGCGAACCGACCGGCATAGATGCTGTGGAGTGGTCGCTACGCATGGCCGAGCTGGGTGCCGGTGAGATCCTGCTGACCAGCATGGATCGTGATGGCACCCGCAGCGGCTTCGACCTGCCCTTAACCCGCGAGGTTGCTGATAGCGTGCCGGTGCCGGTTATCGCCTCAGGGGGGGTAGGCAGCCTTGAGCATCTGGCTGATGGTGTCGATCAGGGCCGGGCTGATGCCGTGCTGGCTGCCAGCATTTTCCACTTCGGTGAGTTCTCGGTAGAGCAGGCTAAGCAACATATGGCTCGGCGGGGAATCGAGGTACGGTTATGA
- a CDS encoding 2-oxoglutarate dehydrogenase E1 component, which yields MSAKDGFLQKLRSSYLHGANAGYIEGLYEAYLTDPESVEADWRDYFRALERSAGNGQDVPHSQVRKRFERYGRAGWRRRGGAGVAELSPDAAEKQAAVLRLINSYRFRGHQAADLDPLQLRPKPPVPDLDPAFHGLGEEDLDETFNTGSLYAEPRMTLREIIALLQQVYSGALGSEYMHITDTEQKRWIQQRVEGSRGQPRLSTARKKEVFERLVAAEGIEKYLHSKYVGQKRFSLEGGDALIPLLHDLIQRAGTQGIKEMVLGMAHRGRLNVLINILGKDPGDLFAEFEGRYQRDGNGSGDVKYHMGFSSDVQTPGGPMHIALAFNPSHLEIVNPVVEGSCRARMRRRRDDEGGQVLPVLIHGDAAFAGQGVVMETFQLSQARGFYTGGTVHVVINNQIGFTTSNPLDTRSSLYCTEVAKIVQAPIFHVNGDDPEMVAFATALALDYRNTFRRDVVIDMICYRRHGHNEADEPAATQPMMYQKIRNRPTVRQLYAQQLAEEGVFGANEAEEMVGDYRAALENREVVATNIITGVRNEFVADWHRFFDGCWHESVDTAVSQERLRDLQAILDVLPEGFELNPRVAAIRESRRKMAAGALPLDWGFAETMAYGTLLQDGYRVRLSGQDSGRGTFFHRHAVLHNMADGSTFTPLQDVTTEPKDFVVIDSLLSEEAVLGFEYGYATSEPDTLTIWEAQFGDFVNGAQVVIDQFIAAGEAKWGRLSGLTLFLPHGYEGQGPEHSSARLERFLQLCAEENIQVCVPSTPAQFYHMLRRQMLRRFRKPLIVLTPKSLLRHKLSTSSLDDLTRGSFSTVIDEIDPIDPQQCKRVVLCAGKVYYDLLEARRRLGLEKVAILRIEQLYPFPEGSLKELMSQCYPGARVVVWCQEEPKNQGAWYSTNHHILNCLVGDQRLHYAGRPAAASPAVGYPKLHHEQQRELVDRALGVESV from the coding sequence ATGAGCGCAAAAGACGGTTTCCTGCAAAAGCTGCGCAGTTCCTACCTCCACGGGGCCAATGCCGGTTACATTGAGGGCCTATACGAGGCTTATCTCACCGACCCTGAGAGCGTGGAAGCCGATTGGCGTGACTACTTCCGTGCCTTAGAGCGCTCCGCCGGCAACGGTCAGGACGTCCCTCACAGCCAGGTGCGCAAGCGCTTCGAGCGCTATGGCCGTGCCGGCTGGCGGCGCCGGGGTGGTGCAGGTGTTGCTGAGCTTAGCCCTGATGCTGCGGAGAAGCAGGCCGCAGTGCTGCGCCTTATCAATTCTTATCGCTTTCGCGGCCACCAGGCGGCCGATTTGGACCCCCTGCAGCTGCGCCCTAAACCCCCAGTGCCAGATCTCGATCCGGCTTTCCACGGCCTGGGCGAGGAGGATCTGGACGAAACCTTCAACACCGGCTCGTTATACGCAGAGCCACGCATGACTCTGCGCGAGATCATTGCTCTGCTCCAGCAGGTTTATTCAGGTGCGCTGGGCTCGGAGTATATGCACATAACGGATACCGAGCAAAAACGCTGGATCCAGCAAAGGGTTGAGGGGAGCAGGGGACAACCGCGGTTGAGTACGGCGCGCAAAAAGGAGGTTTTCGAGCGCTTGGTTGCCGCGGAAGGGATTGAGAAGTATCTGCACTCGAAGTACGTTGGCCAGAAGCGGTTTTCTCTCGAGGGTGGGGATGCCCTGATACCGTTACTGCATGATCTGATCCAGCGCGCCGGGACTCAGGGCATCAAGGAGATGGTGCTGGGCATGGCCCACCGGGGCCGGCTTAACGTGCTGATCAATATCCTCGGTAAGGATCCGGGAGATCTATTCGCGGAATTTGAAGGGCGTTACCAGCGCGACGGTAATGGCTCAGGTGACGTCAAGTACCATATGGGCTTTTCCTCCGATGTCCAAACTCCTGGCGGCCCCATGCATATAGCCTTGGCATTTAATCCGTCCCACCTCGAGATAGTTAATCCGGTGGTCGAAGGCTCTTGCCGGGCGCGCATGCGGCGGCGCCGAGATGATGAGGGCGGGCAGGTTCTACCGGTGCTCATTCACGGTGATGCTGCATTCGCCGGTCAGGGTGTGGTAATGGAGACCTTTCAGCTGTCGCAGGCGCGGGGTTTCTACACCGGCGGCACAGTCCATGTGGTAATCAATAATCAGATCGGCTTTACCACTTCAAATCCGCTCGATACGCGCTCTAGCCTCTACTGCACTGAGGTAGCGAAAATCGTCCAGGCTCCAATCTTCCATGTCAACGGTGATGATCCAGAGATGGTGGCATTTGCCACCGCGCTGGCTTTGGATTACCGCAACACCTTCCGCCGTGACGTGGTTATCGATATGATCTGCTATCGCCGCCACGGCCATAACGAGGCGGATGAGCCGGCCGCCACCCAGCCTATGATGTATCAAAAGATACGCAATCGTCCGACTGTGCGCCAGTTATATGCCCAGCAATTGGCTGAGGAGGGAGTGTTTGGTGCCAATGAGGCCGAAGAGATGGTCGGCGACTACCGGGCAGCGCTTGAAAACAGGGAAGTTGTCGCCACCAACATCATAACCGGGGTGCGGAATGAGTTTGTGGCCGATTGGCACCGGTTTTTCGATGGCTGTTGGCACGAATCGGTCGATACTGCAGTAAGTCAGGAGCGCTTGCGAGACCTGCAGGCGATACTCGATGTTCTGCCCGAGGGCTTTGAACTCAACCCACGCGTTGCAGCGATTCGCGAGAGCAGGCGGAAGATGGCTGCGGGGGCTTTGCCGCTTGATTGGGGATTCGCTGAGACCATGGCCTATGGCACTCTACTGCAAGACGGTTACCGGGTGCGGCTGAGCGGCCAAGATTCTGGGCGCGGTACATTCTTCCATCGCCATGCGGTCCTCCATAATATGGCCGATGGCTCCACCTTTACGCCTCTGCAAGATGTCACGACCGAGCCCAAGGACTTCGTGGTTATCGATTCGCTGCTATCAGAGGAGGCGGTGCTGGGCTTTGAGTACGGATATGCCACGAGCGAACCCGATACCTTAACCATCTGGGAGGCGCAGTTCGGTGATTTTGTTAACGGCGCCCAGGTGGTAATTGATCAGTTTATTGCCGCTGGTGAGGCCAAATGGGGCAGGCTTAGCGGCTTGACACTGTTTCTGCCGCATGGCTATGAGGGCCAGGGTCCGGAACACTCCTCTGCACGCCTCGAGCGTTTTCTCCAGCTCTGTGCCGAGGAGAATATACAGGTATGCGTACCATCGACGCCGGCTCAGTTCTACCATATGCTGCGCCGGCAGATGCTGCGCCGGTTCCGTAAGCCGCTGATCGTCCTGACACCAAAAAGCTTGCTTAGGCATAAGCTGTCGACATCCAGTCTTGATGACTTGACTAGGGGTAGCTTCAGCACAGTTATCGATGAGATCGACCCGATAGATCCTCAACAGTGCAAGAGGGTAGTGCTGTGCGCGGGCAAGGTCTATTACGATCTGCTTGAGGCGCGCCGCCGACTCGGGCTCGAGAAGGTTGCGATCCTGCGCATCGAGCAGCTCTACCCATTTCCAGAAGGCTCACTCAAAGAACTAATGAGTCAATGTTACCCTGGAGCAAGAGTAGTGGTTTGGTGTCAGGAAGAGCCGAAGAATCAGGGTGCGTGGTATTCCACCAATCACCATATACTAAATTGTCTGGTTGGCGATCAAAGGTTGCACTATGCCGGGCGCCCTGCTGCTGCATCACCGGCGGTAGGCTATCCCAAACTGCACCACGAGCAGCAGCGTGAGTTGGTTGATAGAGCCCTGGGTGTAGAGTCTGTCTAG
- the hisB gene encoding imidazoleglycerol-phosphate dehydratase HisB, which produces MAERIGAAQRKTKETQVEVRVDLDGTGKAEIDCGVPFLAHMLEQIARHGMIDLQISASGDTWIDDHHSVEDIGITLGQALSLAWGDKRGVSRYGHAYVPLDESLARAVIDLSGRAGLEYQADFPRERVGALDTELIEEFFRALAFNASLTAHLDVLRGRNAHHMAEALFKAFGRALRSAVELDPRAAGLVPSTKGAL; this is translated from the coding sequence ATGGCAGAGCGCATCGGTGCCGCACAGCGGAAGACAAAAGAGACACAAGTGGAGGTTAGAGTCGATCTGGATGGTACGGGCAAGGCCGAGATCGACTGCGGAGTTCCGTTTCTTGCCCACATGCTCGAGCAGATTGCCCGCCACGGCATGATCGATCTGCAGATTAGCGCTAGCGGCGACACCTGGATTGATGATCACCACAGTGTTGAGGATATAGGCATTACTCTAGGTCAGGCCTTGAGCCTTGCCTGGGGTGATAAGAGGGGTGTCAGCCGTTACGGACATGCCTACGTCCCGCTCGATGAGTCTCTAGCGCGTGCGGTCATCGACCTCTCCGGCAGGGCAGGCCTGGAGTATCAGGCCGATTTCCCCCGCGAGCGCGTCGGTGCTCTGGATACTGAACTGATCGAGGAATTTTTCCGCGCCTTGGCCTTCAATGCTTCCCTTACCGCGCACCTTGATGTGCTGCGCGGGCGCAATGCCCATCATATGGCCGAGGCGCTGTTCAAGGCCTTCGGGCGTGCCCTGCGCAGTGCGGTGGAACTCGATCCGCGCGCGGCCGGCCTGGTGCCATCTACTAAGGGTGCATTATGA
- the hisH gene encoding imidazole glycerol phosphate synthase subunit HisH yields MSRVQLAIVDYGMGNLYSVRRAFEHAAEGRCELVVTADPQQVRDADRVVLPGVGAIGDCMVELTRLGLREAVIEAATSKPFLGICLGMQALLEHSEESGGVAGLGLVPGQVLHFPRGDLDGVGRVLKVPHMGWSRVYQANPHPLWAGIKDGSWFYFVHSYYAVSGDRHAVVGEAEHGRRFAAALARGSCFAVQFHPEKSQAVGLQLYRNFVTWDGSWS; encoded by the coding sequence ATGAGCAGGGTCCAACTCGCTATCGTCGATTACGGAATGGGCAACCTCTACTCAGTGCGCCGGGCATTTGAGCACGCCGCCGAGGGTCGGTGCGAGCTGGTCGTGACCGCCGATCCTCAGCAAGTCCGTGATGCTGACAGAGTGGTGCTGCCTGGCGTAGGGGCGATCGGCGACTGCATGGTGGAGCTCACTCGCTTAGGCCTGCGTGAGGCGGTAATCGAGGCGGCGACCAGCAAGCCATTCCTAGGGATTTGCTTGGGCATGCAGGCGTTACTTGAGCACAGTGAGGAGAGCGGTGGAGTTGCTGGGCTGGGGCTGGTGCCTGGTCAAGTGCTGCATTTTCCGCGCGGTGATTTAGATGGCGTGGGTCGGGTATTGAAAGTGCCCCACATGGGTTGGAGTAGGGTGTATCAAGCCAACCCCCACCCGCTGTGGGCAGGAATAAAGGACGGTTCCTGGTTCTACTTCGTACATAGCTACTACGCTGTCTCGGGGGACCGGCACGCTGTTGTGGGAGAGGCCGAACATGGCCGGCGCTTTGCCGCCGCTTTAGCACGGGGCAGCTGCTTCGCGGTGCAGTTCCACCCGGAGAAGAGCCAGGCCGTGGGCCTGCAACTCTACCGTAATTTCGTAACTTGGGATGGCAGTTGGAGTTAA
- the tatB gene encoding Sec-independent protein translocase protein TatB: MFDLGFWEVLIICLIGLLVLGPERMAKAARMVGYWVGWARSSFNAARTEVERELQIEEMRRVGDSLRRDVESTRRDLDARRMEIESSTRRSALEEQRSERLRRAERAEQGEPRTPQTSASATAGVTSSDSSSSPPPAQDPDSTQAQQGTADGGQEQQPKRHEEQQNKQEQQE; encoded by the coding sequence ATGTTCGACCTAGGCTTCTGGGAAGTTCTTATTATCTGTCTCATTGGACTGCTAGTCCTCGGCCCCGAGAGGATGGCCAAGGCGGCGCGAATGGTTGGCTATTGGGTGGGTTGGGCACGCAGTTCGTTTAATGCGGCGCGAACAGAGGTTGAGCGCGAGTTACAGATTGAGGAAATGCGCCGGGTAGGTGATTCGCTACGCCGTGATGTTGAGTCAACCCGCCGGGATCTGGACGCTCGGCGCATGGAGATAGAATCAAGTACCAGGCGTTCGGCCTTGGAAGAACAGCGTTCTGAGCGGTTGCGCCGGGCCGAGCGTGCTGAACAGGGGGAGCCACGCACCCCGCAAACCTCTGCAAGTGCTACCGCGGGTGTTACTAGCAGTGATTCCTCTTCCTCTCCGCCCCCTGCCCAAGATCCGGACTCAACCCAAGCACAGCAGGGCACTGCTGATGGCGGTCAAGAGCAGCAGCCTAAGCGCCACGAAGAGCAGCAAAATAAGCAGGAGCAGCAGGAGTGA
- the tatA gene encoding twin-arginine translocase TatA/TatE family subunit: protein MGVSVWSLLIVLLIVALLFGTKRLRNIGGDLGSAIRGFKDSVQSGEQDGGREESEQPRQGSSTIEHQSSNSADSDRSRSQDAAGQHDRSSH, encoded by the coding sequence ATGGGAGTGAGTGTTTGGTCATTACTCATCGTACTGCTGATAGTTGCATTGCTGTTTGGTACCAAGCGGCTGCGCAATATTGGTGGTGATTTAGGCAGTGCCATTCGCGGCTTCAAGGATTCGGTGCAATCTGGCGAGCAGGATGGTGGCCGTGAAGAGAGCGAGCAACCGCGACAGGGTTCTAGCACCATAGAGCACCAGAGCAGTAACTCAGCCGATAGCGATCGCAGCCGGTCGCAGGATGCGGCTGGTCAGCATGATCGCAGTTCGCACTGA
- the tatC gene encoding twin-arginine translocase subunit TatC, whose translation MSGQDQPRGEGNNADAEQNAERAAKAGEYAATMEQPLLSHLKELRSRLLKITGVVLIAFLALYPFRDNLYSLIAGPLQEILPEGTSMIAIKVASPFLIPMKLALVAAVVITIPYILYQIWAFVAPGLYRRERRLVWPLLISSTSLFYLGGAFAFFVVFPIAFRFFAFVSPEGVQMMTDIGEYLSFVLTLFFAFGVAFQVPIATILLVRTGVTTREDLAAKRPYVIVGAFVLGMLLTPPDVLSQVLLAIPVWLLYEIGILLAGRPRLVGDKDSKQAARGS comes from the coding sequence GTGAGCGGCCAGGATCAACCGCGTGGGGAAGGTAATAATGCTGACGCGGAGCAGAACGCTGAGCGCGCCGCTAAGGCTGGGGAGTATGCCGCAACCATGGAGCAGCCCCTGCTAAGCCACCTGAAGGAGCTGCGCTCCCGGTTGCTGAAGATAACCGGGGTGGTTTTGATCGCATTCTTAGCGCTCTACCCTTTCCGCGATAATCTATACAGCCTGATTGCTGGACCGCTGCAGGAAATTCTGCCCGAAGGCACTTCAATGATCGCCATCAAGGTGGCGTCGCCTTTCCTGATCCCGATGAAGCTGGCCCTCGTCGCTGCGGTGGTGATCACTATTCCCTATATCCTCTACCAGATCTGGGCTTTTGTTGCCCCGGGGCTCTATAGGCGGGAGCGGCGCTTGGTTTGGCCGCTGCTCATATCGAGCACTTCGCTGTTCTATCTGGGCGGGGCTTTCGCCTTTTTTGTGGTCTTCCCCATTGCCTTTCGCTTCTTCGCCTTTGTCTCACCTGAAGGGGTGCAGATGATGACCGACATTGGCGAGTATCTCTCGTTTGTACTGACCCTTTTCTTTGCCTTTGGGGTCGCGTTTCAGGTGCCCATTGCTACGATATTGCTGGTGCGCACCGGGGTGACCACTCGCGAGGATTTGGCCGCTAAGAGGCCGTATGTGATTGTGGGGGCCTTCGTGCTCGGAATGCTTTTGACCCCACCTGATGTGCTCTCCCAGGTCTTGCTGGCGATACCGGTGTGGCTGCTCTATGAGATAGGTATTCTGTTAGCGGGCCGGCCGCGGCTGGTGGGTGATAAAGATTCAAAGCAGGCTGCGCGGGGGTCGTAG
- the hisA gene encoding 1-(5-phosphoribosyl)-5-[(5-phosphoribosylamino)methylideneamino]imidazole-4-carboxamide isomerase yields MIVIPAIDLKGGKCVRLRQGRMDDETIYADDPIAVAERWAAAGAERLHLVDLDGAVKGEPAHEQTVHAIARANPQLKLQIGGGVRSRETVERYLNAGVGSVIIGTRAVREPEFVEQLCRDFPQQVCVGLDARGGYIATHGWEQTSDVRSVDLAQRFAAAGVAALIFTDIGRDGMLQGCNIEATRELARSVSIPVIASGGVSSEAEIRTLAQAPEGIAGAIVGRAIYAGELDLGKAIAAAREARA; encoded by the coding sequence GTGATCGTAATCCCGGCAATTGACTTAAAAGGCGGTAAATGTGTGCGTCTGCGCCAAGGCAGGATGGACGATGAGACGATCTATGCCGATGATCCAATTGCTGTGGCCGAGCGGTGGGCGGCGGCTGGTGCAGAGCGGCTCCACCTTGTCGATCTTGACGGTGCGGTAAAAGGGGAGCCGGCTCATGAGCAGACCGTCCACGCCATAGCACGGGCTAACCCCCAACTGAAGCTGCAGATAGGCGGCGGTGTGCGCAGCCGGGAGACGGTAGAGCGCTATCTCAATGCCGGGGTAGGTTCCGTTATTATCGGTACGCGCGCCGTTCGCGAACCGGAGTTTGTTGAGCAGTTATGCCGGGATTTTCCGCAGCAGGTATGTGTCGGTTTGGATGCTCGTGGTGGCTATATTGCCACTCATGGTTGGGAGCAGACATCCGATGTGCGCAGCGTAGATCTGGCCCAGCGCTTCGCCGCTGCCGGAGTGGCGGCGCTCATCTTTACCGACATCGGCCGTGACGGCATGCTGCAGGGGTGTAATATTGAGGCTACCCGGGAGTTGGCGCGCTCGGTGTCGATACCCGTTATCGCCTCCGGTGGGGTCAGCAGTGAGGCGGAGATTCGGACTCTTGCCCAAGCCCCAGAGGGAATTGCCGGGGCTATAGTCGGTCGGGCGATCTATGCCGGTGAGCTTGATCTGGGTAAGGCGATCGCCGCTGCCCGGGAGGCAAGAGCATGA